In a genomic window of Microterricola viridarii:
- a CDS encoding class I SAM-dependent methyltransferase, producing MSGGAGAAGGPAGDALAQPISDDDLDDLERDFVARLRGRVLEVGAGSGENFGALHPDVVWAGLEPDAARRGELATRAKEWGHGAAPLDARCEAIPLPDGSLDAVFGSYVLCSVDDPAAALAEVRRVLVPGGRVVFIDHVVAPPGTLKRAVQRVATPFSARFCHGCHWDRDTAQLLAAAGFVADDSRRIRVRSAPFGPVPVVLFDGHAPAEGTRP from the coding sequence ATGAGCGGCGGTGCGGGCGCCGCGGGCGGTCCGGCCGGCGACGCGCTGGCCCAGCCGATCAGCGACGACGATCTGGACGATCTCGAGCGCGACTTCGTGGCGCGGCTGCGCGGCCGGGTGCTCGAGGTCGGGGCCGGCTCTGGCGAGAACTTCGGCGCGCTGCACCCGGATGTCGTCTGGGCGGGCCTCGAGCCGGATGCCGCACGACGCGGCGAGCTTGCCACCCGCGCCAAGGAGTGGGGGCACGGCGCTGCGCCGTTGGACGCGCGCTGCGAGGCGATCCCGCTGCCCGACGGCTCCCTCGACGCGGTGTTCGGCAGCTACGTGCTCTGCTCGGTGGACGACCCGGCCGCCGCCCTGGCCGAGGTGCGGCGCGTGCTCGTGCCCGGCGGGCGGGTGGTGTTCATCGACCACGTCGTCGCCCCGCCCGGCACGCTGAAGCGCGCGGTGCAGCGGGTCGCCACCCCGTTCTCCGCCCGGTTCTGCCACGGCTGCCATTGGGACAGGGACACCGCACAGCTGCTCGCCGCCGCCGGATTCGTCGCCGATGACAGCCGCCGGATCCGCGTGCGCTCTGCCCCGTTCGGGCCGGTGCCGGTCGTGCTCTTCGACGGGCATGCGCCGGCGGAGGGCACCCGACCGTGA
- a CDS encoding GNAT family N-acetyltransferase, with the protein MIEVRPAAVFDDVAAVLGLRRADANVCWCLSYRIPSKENVVLRGPARGERVRELCAEDVPPGVLAYDGEEVVGWAAVHPRADTGFARTRTIPHVDELAVWSVWCVRVRPGHRGNGISHALLAGAVEFARANGAPAIEGYPVENGGRKVDLTMAYVGTRALFERAGFVKAADTGSVLNGFPRVLMRLPLR; encoded by the coding sequence GTGATCGAGGTGCGGCCGGCAGCCGTGTTCGACGACGTCGCAGCCGTGCTCGGCCTCCGGCGCGCCGACGCGAACGTCTGCTGGTGTCTGAGCTACCGCATCCCGTCGAAGGAGAACGTGGTTCTGCGGGGGCCGGCCCGCGGCGAGCGGGTGCGCGAGCTCTGCGCGGAGGACGTGCCGCCCGGCGTGCTCGCCTATGACGGCGAGGAGGTGGTCGGCTGGGCGGCCGTGCACCCGCGCGCCGACACCGGCTTCGCCCGTACCCGCACCATTCCGCACGTCGACGAGCTGGCGGTCTGGTCGGTCTGGTGCGTCCGAGTGCGGCCGGGGCACCGCGGCAACGGGATCTCGCATGCGTTGCTCGCCGGAGCCGTCGAGTTCGCACGGGCGAACGGGGCGCCGGCGATCGAGGGGTACCCGGTCGAGAACGGCGGCCGGAAGGTCGACCTGACGATGGCCTACGTCGGCACGCGGGCGCTGTTCGAGCGGGCCGGATTCGTGAAGGCCGCAGACACCGGCTCGGTGCTCAACGGCTTCCCGCGTGTGCTGATGCGGCTGCCGCTGCGCTGA
- a CDS encoding SDR family NAD(P)-dependent oxidoreductase, with protein MATESTPLTGNSTIGEWLAHPEGGPAVKGLLAASGATEESLAPVLGLPLQQLVALSQGQMPQSVIDDLVKAVNGGVIPESEAGGWQEKITGGRFSGKTVVVTGAASGIGRATASRIAREGGRVIAVDISAEKLDELVAALPGTEIVTVAGDITKQESVDAIIAAAGEKIDGLANVAGINDDFSPLHETSDAMWDRVMGVNVTGAFKLSRGVLPAMVAAGSGSIVNVASEAGLRGNASGNAYTTSKHAVIGMTRSAAFQYGPHGIRVNAVAPGGVATGIPFPANVSEAGSARLQPFQSMIPSLATAEQLAASITFLLSDDGVNINGATLPSDGGWSVQ; from the coding sequence ATGGCAACGGAATCGACGCCGCTCACCGGCAACAGCACGATCGGCGAATGGCTCGCCCACCCCGAGGGCGGCCCGGCCGTGAAGGGCCTGCTCGCGGCATCCGGCGCGACAGAGGAGTCGCTCGCCCCCGTGCTCGGCCTGCCGCTGCAGCAGCTCGTGGCCCTGAGCCAGGGCCAGATGCCGCAGTCGGTCATCGACGACCTCGTCAAGGCCGTCAACGGGGGAGTGATCCCCGAGAGCGAGGCGGGTGGCTGGCAGGAGAAGATCACCGGCGGCCGGTTCTCTGGCAAGACCGTCGTGGTGACCGGTGCCGCCTCCGGCATCGGCCGGGCGACCGCGAGCCGCATCGCCCGCGAGGGCGGCCGCGTGATCGCCGTCGACATCTCCGCCGAGAAGCTGGACGAGCTCGTCGCCGCGCTGCCCGGCACCGAGATCGTCACCGTCGCCGGCGACATCACGAAGCAGGAGTCGGTCGACGCCATCATCGCCGCCGCCGGGGAGAAGATCGACGGCCTGGCCAACGTGGCCGGCATCAACGACGACTTCTCGCCGCTGCACGAGACCAGCGACGCCATGTGGGATCGCGTGATGGGCGTCAACGTCACGGGTGCGTTCAAGCTCTCGCGCGGCGTGCTGCCCGCGATGGTCGCGGCCGGCTCCGGCTCAATCGTCAACGTGGCCAGCGAGGCCGGCCTCCGCGGTAACGCCTCCGGCAACGCCTACACGACCTCCAAGCACGCCGTCATCGGCATGACCCGCAGCGCGGCATTCCAGTACGGCCCGCACGGCATCCGTGTGAACGCCGTCGCGCCGGGCGGCGTGGCGACCGGCATCCCGTTCCCCGCGAACGTCTCCGAGGCAGGCAGCGCACGCCTGCAGCCGTTCCAGTCGATGATCCCGTCGCTGGCCACGGCCGAGCAGCTGGCCGCCTCGATCACCTTCCTGCTCAGCGACGACGGCGTGAACATCAACGGTGCCACGCTGCCCTCCGACGGCGGCTGGTCGGTTCAGTAA
- a CDS encoding TetR/AcrR family transcriptional regulator, whose amino-acid sequence MDIRVERTRTSLQQALLALAQERPLDDITIASIVERAGVNRSSFYQHYSDKDTLLADALDAAEADAGASVPTLDGPLPLEPPSDLVAYLRHFETNAALYRLVLGQRGSSVAAARLRSRLEIAARDGVVASGSTAFDGLPLDVVGAGIAGSAIAVIETWLAREPRPSVETAAGWVWRVLIGPGLRS is encoded by the coding sequence ATGGACATCCGAGTCGAGCGCACCCGCACGAGCCTGCAGCAGGCCCTGCTCGCGCTCGCCCAGGAGCGTCCGCTCGACGACATCACGATCGCCTCGATCGTCGAGCGCGCCGGCGTCAACCGCAGCAGCTTCTACCAGCACTACTCCGACAAGGACACCCTGCTGGCCGACGCCCTCGACGCGGCCGAGGCGGATGCCGGGGCCAGCGTGCCGACCCTGGACGGGCCGCTCCCCCTCGAGCCGCCGTCCGACCTCGTCGCCTACCTGCGGCACTTCGAGACGAACGCCGCGCTGTACCGGCTCGTGCTCGGCCAGCGCGGCTCCTCGGTGGCGGCGGCCCGACTCCGCTCGCGCCTGGAGATCGCCGCCCGCGACGGCGTCGTCGCCTCGGGCTCGACCGCCTTCGACGGCCTGCCGCTCGACGTCGTCGGGGCGGGCATCGCCGGCTCCGCCATCGCCGTGATCGAGACCTGGCTGGCCCGCGAGCCGCGCCCCTCGGTGGAGACCGCCGCCGGCTGGGTGTGGCGCGTGCTGATCGGCCCCGGCCTCCGCAGCTGA
- the ectB gene encoding diaminobutyrate--2-oxoglutarate transaminase: MGDLEIFDRIESEVRGYIRSFPVVFDSARGSTLTTADGRDYLDFFAGAGVLNYGHNNPLFTQALIEYLQRDGIIHGLDMATSAKRAFLEAFEARILKPRGLDYKVQFAGPTGANAVEAALKVARQATGRSNVVAFTNGFHGLSLGALAATSNKKYRDAAGASLDNVTRLPYDGYLGAGIDTLDLFEKMLDDTGSGLDLPAAVIVETVQGEGGINVASAPWLQRLRAITEARGILLIVDDIQAGVGRTGGFFSFEDSGIVPDIVTVSKSISASGLPMAIVLMRREVDVWKPGAHTGTFRGNNLAFITARAALDAYWADTTFMDEVARKSELLRAELEKIAAEYSAIEFTVRGRGLMYGIASTKRPELAGNVSAAAFERGLVIETSGARDEVLKFLPALTITDDELLAGLAIVRESLAAVLAV; encoded by the coding sequence ATGGGCGACCTCGAGATTTTCGACCGCATCGAGTCGGAGGTGCGCGGATACATCCGCTCCTTCCCCGTGGTCTTCGATTCGGCACGAGGCTCGACACTCACCACGGCCGACGGCCGCGATTACCTCGACTTCTTCGCCGGCGCCGGCGTGCTGAACTACGGGCACAACAACCCGCTGTTCACCCAGGCGCTCATCGAGTACCTGCAGCGCGACGGCATCATCCACGGCCTGGACATGGCCACCAGCGCCAAGCGCGCCTTCCTCGAGGCCTTCGAAGCCCGGATCCTGAAGCCCCGCGGCCTCGACTACAAGGTGCAGTTCGCCGGCCCGACCGGCGCCAACGCCGTCGAGGCCGCCCTCAAGGTGGCCCGCCAGGCGACCGGCCGCAGCAACGTCGTCGCCTTCACCAACGGCTTCCACGGCCTGAGCCTCGGCGCCCTCGCCGCCACCAGCAACAAGAAGTACCGCGACGCCGCCGGCGCCTCGCTCGACAACGTCACCCGGCTGCCGTACGACGGCTACCTCGGCGCGGGCATCGACACGCTCGACCTGTTCGAGAAGATGCTCGACGACACCGGCAGCGGCCTCGACCTGCCCGCCGCCGTGATCGTGGAGACCGTGCAGGGCGAGGGCGGCATCAACGTCGCCAGCGCGCCCTGGCTGCAGCGCCTACGCGCCATCACCGAGGCGCGCGGCATCCTGCTCATCGTCGACGACATCCAGGCCGGCGTCGGCCGCACCGGCGGCTTCTTCAGCTTCGAGGACTCCGGCATCGTGCCGGACATCGTCACGGTGTCCAAGTCGATCTCGGCCTCTGGCCTGCCCATGGCGATTGTGCTCATGCGCCGTGAGGTCGACGTCTGGAAGCCGGGCGCCCACACCGGCACGTTCCGCGGCAACAACCTCGCCTTCATCACGGCGCGCGCCGCCCTGGACGCGTACTGGGCTGACACGACGTTCATGGACGAGGTCGCCCGCAAGTCCGAGCTGCTCCGCGCCGAGCTGGAGAAGATCGCCGCCGAGTACTCCGCGATCGAGTTCACCGTGCGCGGCCGCGGCCTGATGTACGGCATCGCCTCGACGAAGCGCCCAGAGCTGGCCGGCAACGTCTCGGCCGCCGCCTTCGAGCGCGGGCTCGTGATCGAGACCTCCGGCGCCCGCGACGAGGTGCTGAAGTTCCTTCCGGCCCTCACCATCACGGATGACGAGCTGTTGGCCGGCCTCGCCATCGTGCGCGAGAGCCTCGCCGCAGTCCTCGCCGTCTAG
- a CDS encoding DMT family transporter, whose amino-acid sequence MAWLFLVIAILTEVAATLSLKLASEGRKRWFIPVVAGYATAFSMLALALGEGMPIGVAYGIWTACGVALTAVLGRLLFKDPLSWVMALGVALIAGGVILIEFGH is encoded by the coding sequence ATGGCCTGGCTGTTCCTCGTGATCGCGATCCTCACCGAGGTCGCCGCGACGCTGTCGCTCAAACTGGCCTCCGAGGGCAGAAAGCGCTGGTTCATCCCGGTCGTCGCCGGCTACGCCACGGCGTTCAGCATGCTGGCGCTGGCACTGGGCGAGGGGATGCCGATCGGCGTCGCCTACGGCATCTGGACCGCCTGCGGTGTCGCGCTCACCGCAGTGCTCGGCCGGCTGCTCTTCAAGGACCCGCTCAGCTGGGTGATGGCGCTCGGCGTCGCCCTCATCGCCGGCGGCGTCATCCTGATCGAGTTCGGGCACTGA
- a CDS encoding DMT family transporter encodes MTKWLLLAGAIVCEVAASLSLQAAIDQPLWYIVVVIGYVTAFTLLFVLLRSGAAIGVVYGIWGACGVVLTAALAAVLFGQTLTPSMIGGIALVVAGVLCVEMGSQRAHARKARADAHAAAGA; translated from the coding sequence ATGACGAAGTGGCTGCTGCTGGCCGGTGCGATCGTCTGCGAGGTGGCGGCATCCCTGTCGCTGCAGGCCGCCATTGATCAGCCGCTCTGGTACATCGTGGTCGTCATCGGCTACGTCACGGCATTCACGCTGCTGTTCGTGCTGCTGAGGAGTGGCGCCGCCATCGGCGTCGTCTACGGCATCTGGGGCGCCTGTGGCGTGGTGTTGACCGCGGCGCTCGCCGCGGTGCTCTTCGGCCAGACGCTGACTCCCTCGATGATCGGCGGCATCGCCCTGGTCGTGGCCGGGGTGCTCTGCGTCGAGATGGGCTCGCAGCGCGCGCACGCCCGCAAGGCGCGGGCCGACGCCCACGCGGCGGCGGGCGCCTGA
- a CDS encoding CsbD family protein has translation MSESNKIKNAAEEAVGKVKESVGKATNNDSLKNEGRIDQAKANVKQAGENVKDALTEDK, from the coding sequence ATGAGCGAGAGCAACAAGATCAAGAACGCCGCGGAAGAAGCGGTCGGCAAGGTCAAAGAAAGCGTCGGAAAAGCGACCAACAACGACTCCCTGAAGAACGAGGGACGAATCGACCAGGCCAAGGCGAACGTGAAGCAGGCCGGCGAGAACGTAAAAGACGCTCTGACGGAGGACAAGTAA
- a CDS encoding Dps family protein, which produces MKASATLTQNLQSVLVDLIELHLQGKQAHWNIVGTNFRDLHRQLDEVVLSARDFSDEVAERMRALNAEPDGRSRTVAASTSLEEFPLGEVSTHDAIDLISARLEATSQTMRGVHDEIDEEEPTTADILHAIIEKLEQFAWMISAENRTPGSVKQQRPAEPGSAPRKKKSASASKK; this is translated from the coding sequence GTGAAAGCCTCCGCAACTCTGACCCAGAACCTCCAGTCCGTGCTCGTCGACTTGATCGAGCTGCATCTGCAGGGCAAGCAGGCGCACTGGAACATCGTCGGGACCAACTTCCGCGATCTCCACCGCCAACTCGACGAGGTGGTGCTCAGCGCGCGCGACTTCTCAGACGAAGTGGCCGAACGGATGCGTGCACTCAACGCCGAGCCCGATGGCAGGTCCAGGACCGTCGCGGCGTCGACGAGCCTGGAGGAGTTCCCGCTCGGTGAGGTCTCGACGCATGACGCCATCGACCTGATCTCCGCGCGACTGGAGGCCACCTCGCAGACGATGCGCGGGGTGCATGACGAGATCGATGAGGAGGAGCCGACGACCGCCGACATTCTGCACGCGATCATCGAGAAGCTTGAACAGTTCGCGTGGATGATCAGTGCCGAGAACCGCACACCGGGGTCGGTCAAGCAGCAGCGCCCGGCCGAACCGGGCTCGGCCCCGCGCAAGAAGAAGTCCGCTTCGGCGTCGAAGAAGTAG
- a CDS encoding SDR family oxidoreductase — MTNDQYTFDNPKTRYDALSPPGQHQPEPGLDSRLRPRPDLGEQSYRGTGRLTGRRALITGADSGIGAAVAIAFAREGADVALAYLPSEQSDAARIAELVRSAGREAVLLPCDISVNEECTRLVDDAANALGGLDILVNNAGKQVYCEKLEDLADDAFDATLRTNVYAMFWITKAALKHLPAGSSIINTTSVQAYKPSPILVDYATTKAAINAFTKALGAQLAERGIRVNAVAPGPVWTVLQVTDGQPPEKIAAFGHDTPLGRAGQPAEMAPAYVFLASSESSYVIGETLNANGGMPTP; from the coding sequence ATGACCAACGACCAATACACGTTCGACAATCCGAAGACGCGCTACGACGCCCTCTCACCGCCCGGGCAGCATCAGCCGGAGCCCGGCCTCGATAGTCGACTCAGGCCCCGCCCCGATCTCGGTGAACAGAGTTATCGGGGAACGGGCCGGCTGACGGGCAGAAGAGCGCTCATCACGGGAGCGGATTCCGGAATCGGAGCGGCGGTCGCAATCGCGTTCGCCCGAGAGGGTGCCGATGTGGCGCTGGCGTATCTGCCCAGTGAGCAGAGCGACGCCGCGCGGATCGCGGAGCTCGTCCGCTCCGCGGGCAGAGAGGCGGTCCTCCTGCCCTGCGACATCTCCGTGAACGAGGAGTGCACCCGTCTGGTCGACGACGCAGCGAATGCGCTCGGCGGACTGGACATCCTCGTCAACAACGCCGGCAAGCAGGTCTACTGCGAGAAGCTCGAGGATCTGGCCGACGACGCATTCGACGCGACACTGCGCACGAACGTCTACGCCATGTTCTGGATCACGAAGGCCGCGCTGAAGCACCTGCCGGCAGGATCCTCCATCATCAACACCACCTCTGTTCAGGCATACAAGCCCTCGCCGATCCTCGTCGACTACGCGACGACGAAAGCGGCGATCAACGCCTTCACCAAGGCCCTCGGCGCCCAGCTTGCCGAGCGCGGCATCCGAGTGAACGCAGTGGCGCCGGGCCCGGTCTGGACAGTGCTTCAAGTCACCGACGGCCAGCCGCCAGAGAAGATCGCCGCGTTTGGTCATGACACGCCCCTCGGGCGCGCAGGCCAGCCAGCGGAAATGGCCCCGGCGTACGTGTTCTTGGCCTCCTCGGAGTCCAGCTATGTCATCGGGGAAACGCTGAACGCCAACGGCGGGATGCCAACGCCCTAA
- a CDS encoding YihY/virulence factor BrkB family protein, which yields MADTSMSSSTQKTPLPDDARKPAWPWHLEPRSWRYALRKTVREFNSDNCPDSAAALTYYAVLAVIPALIALVSILGLLGNGQKFSDMLTSIAEQVAPESAVALLNTILDQASSRQFAGTALIVSIVVGIWSASAYTGAFSRAMNRVYGVAEGRTFIKLKFIQLVVTLIGMLLVVVMTVLVAIGDTTAAAISQYLGLGEQAVLIWSIVKWPLFLVTIILAIALLYYATPNIKQPKFRWISMGALVAVVAIVVMTAGFSFYVANFSSYDRTYGALAGAVIFLVWVWLSNLALLFGAEFDAELERARQLQAGIPAEAGIQLPLRSRKKFVKSNAKEAKDIAEGAGIRVEQNGGKR from the coding sequence ATGGCCGACACCAGCATGAGCAGCAGCACCCAGAAGACGCCCCTGCCGGATGACGCGCGCAAGCCGGCCTGGCCGTGGCACCTGGAGCCCCGCTCCTGGCGCTACGCGCTCCGCAAGACAGTGCGCGAGTTCAACAGCGACAATTGCCCGGACTCTGCCGCCGCGCTCACCTACTACGCCGTGCTGGCCGTCATCCCGGCATTGATCGCCCTCGTCTCGATCCTCGGACTGCTCGGCAACGGGCAGAAGTTCTCGGACATGCTCACGTCGATTGCGGAGCAGGTCGCGCCGGAATCCGCGGTCGCGCTCCTCAACACGATCCTGGACCAGGCCAGCTCTCGACAATTCGCGGGCACCGCACTCATCGTGAGCATTGTCGTCGGAATCTGGTCGGCGTCGGCCTACACCGGTGCGTTCAGTCGCGCGATGAACCGCGTCTATGGGGTGGCAGAGGGGCGCACCTTCATCAAGCTGAAGTTCATCCAGCTGGTCGTGACGCTGATCGGCATGCTGCTCGTCGTCGTGATGACGGTGTTGGTGGCCATCGGCGACACGACGGCCGCGGCGATCAGCCAGTACCTCGGGCTGGGTGAGCAGGCTGTGCTGATCTGGTCGATCGTGAAGTGGCCGTTGTTCCTGGTCACCATCATTCTCGCGATCGCACTCCTCTACTACGCCACCCCGAACATCAAGCAACCGAAGTTCCGGTGGATCAGCATGGGCGCCCTGGTGGCAGTGGTCGCGATCGTGGTGATGACCGCCGGATTCTCCTTCTACGTGGCGAACTTCTCCAGTTACGACCGCACCTACGGCGCACTGGCCGGCGCGGTGATCTTCCTCGTCTGGGTGTGGCTCTCGAATCTCGCCCTCCTGTTCGGGGCGGAGTTCGACGCCGAGCTCGAGCGGGCGCGCCAATTGCAGGCCGGGATCCCGGCCGAGGCGGGCATCCAGCTGCCCCTGCGCTCGAGGAAGAAGTTCGTCAAGTCCAATGCGAAAGAGGCCAAGGACATCGCCGAGGGGGCCGGCATCCGCGTCGAGCAGAACGGGGGCAAGAGATGA
- a CDS encoding SRPBCC family protein — MRNRVTAVIEVDATVEEAYAHWQRTNGAAPQQTETGTAAARVQWAVRVNGVPPDSAHALVEPDGTGRSITWASPEERAPDGEVTFDPIDGGGTRVMIALEWQRPDSQESYIPLMFLDGVQINADLRGFKRELESGTRAPIGWEQTLQRFEAL, encoded by the coding sequence ATGAGAAACAGGGTGACAGCAGTCATCGAGGTCGACGCCACCGTCGAAGAGGCCTATGCACATTGGCAGCGCACCAACGGTGCCGCGCCTCAACAAACGGAGACCGGCACCGCGGCGGCGCGGGTGCAGTGGGCGGTGCGGGTGAATGGCGTTCCACCGGACAGCGCGCACGCCCTCGTCGAACCGGACGGCACCGGCCGCTCGATCACGTGGGCGAGCCCGGAGGAACGCGCGCCAGACGGCGAGGTGACTTTCGACCCGATTGACGGTGGGGGCACACGGGTGATGATCGCGCTGGAATGGCAGCGGCCGGACTCCCAGGAGAGCTACATCCCACTGATGTTCCTCGATGGGGTGCAGATCAATGCCGACCTGCGCGGATTCAAGCGCGAACTCGAGAGCGGCACACGCGCGCCCATCGGCTGGGAGCAGACACTCCAGCGGTTCGAAGCCCTCTAA
- a CDS encoding DUF7882 family protein codes for MGELIYGAETSYEMEDRTLAHVKVAVGAKLRRQESFYLSWVVPASSGSGRISIWLSPAIPLQFHFRGNTAPKLSPIWVQALELTAVSDRGMVVLPEKEAEAYVREHPHV; via the coding sequence ATGGGCGAACTTATCTACGGTGCAGAGACTTCTTACGAGATGGAAGACCGCACGCTCGCCCACGTCAAGGTTGCGGTGGGCGCAAAACTCCGACGTCAGGAATCGTTCTACCTGAGCTGGGTCGTGCCGGCGTCGAGCGGATCGGGGCGGATCAGCATTTGGCTGTCTCCAGCCATCCCGCTGCAGTTCCACTTTCGGGGAAACACCGCCCCGAAGCTCAGCCCCATCTGGGTTCAGGCCTTGGAGCTGACGGCCGTCAGCGATCGGGGCATGGTCGTGCTGCCCGAGAAAGAGGCCGAGGCCTACGTGCGGGAGCACCCGCACGTCTAG
- a CDS encoding DUF7882 family protein: MMGAIIYGGGERRVELDDRTLAHVKSVVVTKLRRQESFTLSCIEGLGDDSHRSSLWIHPSIPLEFEFTDPDRPELNRAWLNALMVSTNGSGDLWVDPEPDAEPGVTAA, translated from the coding sequence ATGATGGGCGCAATTATCTATGGTGGCGGGGAGCGCCGCGTCGAACTGGACGATCGCACCCTGGCGCACGTGAAGTCGGTTGTCGTCACCAAACTCCGGCGTCAGGAGTCCTTCACGCTCTCGTGCATCGAGGGCCTCGGCGACGACAGTCACCGGAGCTCGCTCTGGATTCACCCATCGATCCCGCTCGAGTTCGAGTTCACGGATCCCGATCGACCTGAACTCAACCGGGCTTGGCTCAACGCCCTGATGGTGAGCACCAATGGCTCCGGCGACCTCTGGGTCGATCCAGAACCGGATGCGGAACCAGGGGTCACTGCGGCGTGA
- a CDS encoding YdeI/OmpD-associated family protein: MKTSIGNPGGSAERPAIFFDSPEEFRAWLVANHETETELWMGLYKKHVPERGLTWEQAVPEALCFGWIDSVAQRIDDDARRQRWTPRKGASTWSSVNIALVEQLTAAGKMHPAGLAAFERRRADRSGVYSHENPEQEFSPEASARLAANPAASAFWAAATPTYRRQATHWVLSAKQEATRERRLAQLIDDSAAGVLVPFQRYGEVPKWAARAAEAARAASSNS, from the coding sequence ATGAAAACGTCGATCGGCAACCCGGGCGGCTCGGCGGAGCGGCCAGCGATCTTCTTCGACTCCCCCGAGGAGTTCCGGGCCTGGCTGGTGGCCAACCACGAGACCGAGACCGAGCTCTGGATGGGGCTCTACAAGAAGCACGTGCCAGAGCGCGGCCTCACCTGGGAGCAGGCCGTTCCCGAGGCGCTCTGCTTCGGCTGGATCGACTCCGTGGCCCAACGCATCGACGACGACGCCCGGCGCCAGCGGTGGACCCCGCGCAAGGGCGCGAGCACCTGGTCGAGCGTGAACATCGCCCTGGTCGAGCAGCTCACCGCCGCCGGCAAGATGCACCCGGCCGGCCTCGCCGCCTTCGAGCGCCGCCGCGCCGACCGCTCCGGGGTGTACTCACACGAGAACCCCGAGCAGGAGTTCTCACCCGAGGCGTCGGCCCGGCTGGCTGCGAACCCGGCGGCATCCGCATTCTGGGCGGCCGCAACGCCGACGTACCGCCGCCAGGCCACCCATTGGGTGCTCTCGGCGAAGCAGGAGGCCACCCGGGAGCGCCGGCTGGCCCAGCTCATCGACGACAGCGCCGCCGGGGTCTTGGTGCCGTTCCAGCGCTACGGCGAGGTGCCCAAGTGGGCGGCGCGGGCCGCCGAGGCGGCGCGCGCGGCCTCCTCGAACAGCTGA
- a CDS encoding alpha/beta fold hydrolase gives MTPAFPALTEMPHPQFVMSDDGRRIATYLWGDDDAPTVLCVHGFASSCRDNWVNTGWVRDLTRAGFRVLGVDQRGHGASDKPHDAADFSMDAFVADLVTVLDTYMLDSVLYAGYSLGARVGWQLAVAHPELVRRAVLGGIPDGVPLARLQIEQARAYAEQGTPLEDKTTLNYVTLAERVAGNDLRALIALAEGMRFGDADPDVTHPPLQPILFATGSEDAILEGSKQLADATPHGSFVELPGRHHFNAPGSRVFREAALAFFEERG, from the coding sequence ATGACTCCTGCCTTTCCGGCCCTCACCGAGATGCCGCATCCGCAATTCGTGATGTCGGACGACGGGCGCCGCATCGCCACCTACCTCTGGGGCGACGACGACGCGCCGACCGTGCTCTGCGTGCACGGCTTCGCGTCGAGCTGCCGCGACAACTGGGTCAACACCGGCTGGGTGCGCGACCTGACGCGGGCCGGATTCCGGGTGCTCGGCGTCGACCAGCGCGGGCACGGCGCGAGCGACAAGCCGCACGACGCGGCCGACTTCAGCATGGACGCCTTCGTGGCCGACCTGGTCACCGTGCTCGACACCTACATGCTCGACTCGGTGCTCTACGCCGGCTACTCGCTCGGCGCCCGCGTCGGCTGGCAGCTCGCCGTGGCGCACCCGGAGTTGGTGCGGCGCGCGGTGCTCGGCGGCATCCCCGACGGCGTGCCGCTCGCCCGGCTGCAGATCGAGCAGGCGCGCGCCTACGCCGAGCAGGGCACCCCGCTCGAGGACAAGACCACCCTCAACTACGTGACGCTCGCCGAGCGCGTCGCCGGCAACGACCTGCGCGCCCTCATCGCGCTCGCCGAGGGCATGCGCTTCGGCGACGCCGACCCCGATGTCACGCACCCGCCGCTGCAGCCGATCCTCTTCGCGACGGGCAGCGAGGACGCCATCCTGGAGGGCTCGAAGCAGTTGGCGGATGCCACCCCGCACGGTTCCTTCGTCGAGCTGCCCGGGCGGCACCACTTCAACGCCCCCGGCTCCCGCGTGTTCCGGGAGGCCGCGCTCGCCTTCTTCGAGGAGCGCGGCTAG